One Kribbella sp. NBC_00662 genomic region harbors:
- a CDS encoding DUF6297 family protein, translating into MSSADGPVVFDPGDFGAIPTSRSLRQWMRTTRRRHADRSFWQIFEDVYLVLFTLAMLGATAGNVVRHLNSDAARCTSYTCGRLSQWMPWIMLPLLLAITMRMLLAVGPVSASRASGFWLLATPVNRAALLRPAYRLVTATVAVAGLVAAAIIWALIGSSFGVVLEAAVLISALLVCAAIATVWAQQSTRRSRWTLRVADVLLVAAVVPAAILAFRPRPQVSSSGPVLTFASYTRDDGYLRFSQIVDNSFFAPGGLHLLVICAVVVVLCVGLTTLTSRTLDRLGRSSVIAGGELLAGLAGAASSLDISMLGDVIAGRHWRLKGRVRSRRGMGSRGGAIMQREFFRILRWPRRLVIAGALLVVPYAVAGAGFEVLVPIAAAFAGFVAVRPMLDGLRTVCRSTGLARAMGMDLRDLRVVMAVVPGLFAVLWAALAFPAIGSLSATFAVAGGVISGAVRQASARPPTYAGPLVASPMGAIPPGLFSQPARGFDLLILCLAPVLLNLPPLWVVAIPAFVLTVMFSVRPKTD; encoded by the coding sequence ATGAGCTCAGCCGACGGACCTGTCGTCTTCGATCCGGGCGACTTCGGGGCGATCCCGACCTCGCGGTCGTTGCGGCAGTGGATGCGCACGACCCGGCGAAGGCACGCGGACCGGTCGTTCTGGCAGATCTTCGAGGACGTGTACCTGGTCCTGTTCACGCTGGCGATGCTCGGCGCGACGGCCGGCAACGTCGTACGGCACCTGAACTCGGACGCGGCCCGCTGTACGTCGTACACCTGCGGCCGGCTGAGCCAATGGATGCCGTGGATCATGCTGCCGTTGCTGCTGGCAATCACCATGCGGATGCTGCTGGCGGTCGGTCCAGTGTCGGCGTCGCGAGCCAGCGGCTTCTGGTTGCTGGCCACTCCGGTCAATCGAGCGGCGCTACTGCGCCCGGCGTACCGGCTGGTGACCGCCACGGTCGCGGTGGCCGGTCTTGTCGCGGCGGCGATCATCTGGGCGCTGATCGGGTCGAGCTTCGGCGTCGTACTCGAGGCGGCGGTCCTGATCAGCGCGCTCCTGGTGTGTGCGGCCATCGCCACGGTCTGGGCGCAGCAGTCGACGCGTCGATCCCGGTGGACGCTGCGGGTGGCGGACGTGTTGCTGGTCGCCGCGGTTGTGCCGGCCGCGATCCTGGCGTTCCGTCCGCGGCCGCAGGTGAGCAGCAGCGGTCCGGTCCTGACCTTTGCGAGCTACACCAGAGACGACGGCTATCTCAGGTTCTCGCAGATCGTCGACAACAGCTTCTTCGCCCCCGGTGGGCTGCATCTGCTGGTGATCTGTGCGGTAGTGGTCGTGCTGTGCGTCGGGTTGACGACTTTGACCTCGCGGACGCTCGACCGGCTCGGGCGGTCGAGTGTGATCGCCGGTGGTGAACTGCTGGCGGGGCTTGCGGGTGCGGCGAGCAGTCTGGACATCAGCATGCTGGGTGACGTGATCGCCGGGCGGCACTGGCGGTTGAAGGGCCGGGTGCGGTCGCGGCGCGGCATGGGTTCGCGCGGCGGGGCGATCATGCAGCGCGAGTTCTTCCGGATCCTGCGGTGGCCGCGACGGCTGGTGATCGCCGGCGCGCTGCTGGTCGTGCCGTACGCCGTCGCGGGCGCGGGGTTCGAGGTACTCGTTCCGATCGCGGCGGCGTTCGCCGGGTTCGTCGCCGTACGGCCGATGCTCGACGGACTGCGGACGGTCTGCCGTTCGACCGGGCTGGCGCGGGCGATGGGGATGGATCTGCGCGATCTGCGTGTGGTGATGGCGGTGGTTCCGGGGCTGTTCGCGGTGCTCTGGGCGGCGCTCGCGTTCCCGGCGATCGGCAGTCTCTCGGCGACGTTCGCGGTCGCGGGCGGGGTGATCTCCGGCGCGGTGCGGCAGGCGTCCGCGCGACCTCCGACGTACGCCGGTCCGCTGGTCGCCTCGCCGATGGGCGCGATCCCGCCCGGTCTGTTCTCCCAGCCGGCCCGCGGGTTCGACCTGCTGATCCTGTGCCTGGCGCCGGTGCTGCTCAACCTGCCACCGCTGTGGGTGGTGGCCATCCCGGCCTTCGTCCTGACCGTGATGTTCTCGGTGCGCCCGAAAACTGACTGA
- a CDS encoding PadR family transcriptional regulator, protein MVAEKVFTQLRRGTLEFCVLALLQGEPRYGFELVKALSEVDGMVTTEGTIYPLLARLRREGLVETSWQESGSGPPRRYYTSTPEGSQALAAFTADWQRFCTSVDKILESGRRG, encoded by the coding sequence ATGGTAGCCGAGAAGGTCTTCACCCAGCTGCGCCGCGGGACGCTGGAGTTCTGCGTCCTGGCGCTGTTGCAGGGAGAACCTCGTTACGGTTTCGAGTTGGTCAAGGCGCTGAGCGAGGTCGACGGAATGGTCACGACCGAGGGCACGATCTACCCACTGCTGGCCCGGCTGCGCCGTGAAGGCCTGGTCGAGACGAGCTGGCAGGAGTCCGGATCGGGCCCGCCGCGGCGGTATTACACCTCGACACCGGAGGGCAGCCAGGCGCTGGCCGCGTTCACTGCGGACTGGCAACGGTTCTGCACGTCGGTCGACAAGATTTTAGAGAGTGGGAGACGGGGATGA
- a CDS encoding pyrophosphatase, protein MDLDTLSERLEKISVRYGERLGFERDPDWFLLKLQEEVGELTQAYLQHTGRARSKGATPGQIHETLQLEFADVLCQLLLFARQHDVDLSAAVERKWLVYED, encoded by the coding sequence GTGGATCTTGACACGCTCTCCGAGCGCTTGGAGAAGATTTCCGTCCGGTACGGCGAACGCCTCGGCTTCGAGCGCGATCCCGACTGGTTCCTGCTGAAGCTGCAGGAGGAGGTCGGCGAGCTCACCCAGGCCTACCTCCAACACACCGGTCGAGCCCGCTCGAAGGGCGCAACCCCGGGGCAGATCCACGAGACCCTGCAGCTCGAGTTCGCCGACGTCCTCTGCCAGCTGCTCCTGTTCGCCCGCCAGCACGATGTGGACCTGTCCGCAGCGGTCGAGCGGAAGTGGCTGGTCTACGAGGACTGA
- a CDS encoding peptidoglycan recognition family protein, producing MVNYLPRSAWNARPPKAGGPGNLTVSRVEGAVIHWPGTGSTKVIHTQAAVASALRGWQDYHMDSRGWSDIAYQVAVDQAGRAWTLRGLRTQSGANGDNDVNERYGAILLVLVTGEQPSAAMKATTRAVIADFRKLYPRGTAIRPHSAVRPEPTDCPGDPARAAIARGEFTPGHSEDDDMTPAQMQELKNFIEARSQAYALWVHKQLRRDLTAVVKAYALDIKNYERQTDAADAARAAAAVWATAPKSPQVDGDPAQEPVSPDPTTDPEPSLPDLDPFPKVDEKA from the coding sequence ATGGTCAACTATCTGCCCCGGTCCGCGTGGAACGCGCGACCGCCGAAAGCCGGCGGACCGGGGAACCTGACCGTGTCCCGGGTCGAGGGCGCGGTGATCCACTGGCCGGGGACCGGGTCGACGAAGGTCATCCACACCCAGGCGGCGGTCGCGTCCGCGTTGCGCGGGTGGCAGGACTACCACATGGACAGCCGCGGCTGGTCGGACATCGCGTACCAGGTCGCGGTCGACCAGGCCGGGCGGGCCTGGACGCTGCGCGGCCTGCGGACGCAGTCCGGCGCGAACGGCGACAACGACGTGAACGAGCGGTACGGCGCGATCCTGCTGGTGCTCGTCACCGGTGAGCAGCCGTCCGCCGCGATGAAGGCGACCACCCGCGCGGTGATCGCCGACTTCCGCAAGCTCTACCCCCGCGGTACGGCGATCCGGCCGCACTCCGCGGTTCGCCCGGAGCCGACAGACTGCCCCGGCGACCCCGCCCGTGCCGCGATCGCCCGCGGCGAATTCACCCCTGGCCATTCGGAGGACGACGACATGACCCCCGCCCAGATGCAGGAACTCAAGAACTTCATCGAGGCCCGCTCGCAGGCGTACGCCCTCTGGGTGCACAAGCAACTGCGACGCGACCTCACCGCGGTGGTGAAGGCGTACGCCCTCGACATCAAGAACTACGAGCGCCAGACCGACGCCGCGGACGCCGCCCGCGCTGCTGCCGCCGTCTGGGCCACCGCCCCGAAGAGCCCGCAGGTGGACGGCGACCCGGCCCAGGAGCCGGTCAGCCCCGACCCCACCACCGACCCCGAGCCCAGCCTCCCCGACCTCGACCCGTTCCCGAAGGTCGACGAGAAGGCCTAG
- a CDS encoding MarR family winged helix-turn-helix transcriptional regulator, translated as MSAGPGQVLFEFVRHWSRRTTPDVAEQGRLVQATEAAYSVIRRGPATINGVAHELGIDQSGASRLVKDAVAAGYLELRAADADGRRRHVTITAAGLELLDQAHAWQEEVFTRLTADWSERRRTEFRRAMLSLLQRSNPPD; from the coding sequence ATGAGCGCCGGTCCGGGGCAGGTGTTGTTCGAGTTCGTGCGGCACTGGTCACGGCGTACGACGCCTGATGTCGCCGAGCAAGGCCGGCTGGTGCAGGCGACGGAGGCCGCGTACTCCGTGATCCGGCGGGGCCCGGCGACGATCAACGGCGTCGCACACGAGCTCGGGATCGATCAGAGTGGCGCGTCCCGGTTGGTGAAGGACGCGGTCGCGGCCGGTTATCTGGAACTGCGGGCGGCGGACGCCGACGGACGGCGGCGGCACGTGACCATCACCGCGGCCGGGTTGGAGTTGCTCGATCAGGCGCATGCGTGGCAGGAGGAGGTCTTCACCCGATTGACCGCGGACTGGAGCGAGCGGCGCCGTACCGAGTTCCGCCGGGCGATGCTGAGTCTGCTGCAGCGCTCGAACCCCCCGGACTGA
- a CDS encoding LLM class flavin-dependent oxidoreductase, producing MTFLWYIPNQVDPGHRGDDTVQGHNSIERLTELARLTEDHGWSGALLGTGWGRPDTFTVATALAARTTTFQPLAAIRPGYWHPAHFASAASTLDQLSGGRLLINIVSGQDNLAAYGDSEGDQPQRYARTKEFLQLVRRLWTEEDVTFAGEYFSVTGSTVATRPVVREGRLHPRLYFGGASDAAQRVAATDADVQLFWGEPLDGIAERISHLRLLEKELGREHAPLEFGLRITTLVRDTSEEAWADAEAKVAKMAEAQGNRDRRWFKAVGQQRLLDLAERGEVLDDNLYTAPGKYGGGGAGTTWLVGSPDEVAKSLRKYRDLGITHFILSDTPYRDETIRIGDQLLPLLR from the coding sequence ATGACTTTCCTCTGGTACATCCCGAACCAGGTCGACCCCGGTCACCGCGGCGACGACACCGTCCAGGGACACAACAGCATCGAGCGCTTGACCGAGCTGGCCCGGCTCACCGAGGACCACGGCTGGTCCGGCGCCCTGCTCGGCACCGGGTGGGGCCGGCCCGACACGTTCACGGTCGCGACCGCACTCGCCGCGCGGACCACGACCTTCCAGCCGCTGGCCGCGATCCGGCCCGGGTACTGGCACCCGGCGCATTTCGCGTCCGCGGCGAGCACGCTCGACCAGCTCAGCGGCGGGCGACTGCTGATCAACATCGTCTCCGGCCAGGACAACCTCGCGGCGTACGGCGACAGCGAAGGCGATCAGCCGCAGCGCTACGCGCGGACGAAGGAGTTCCTCCAACTCGTCCGGCGGTTGTGGACCGAGGAGGACGTGACGTTCGCCGGCGAGTATTTCTCGGTGACCGGCTCGACGGTCGCGACACGTCCCGTCGTACGGGAAGGCCGGTTGCATCCCCGGCTGTACTTCGGCGGCGCGTCGGATGCGGCGCAACGAGTGGCCGCGACGGATGCCGACGTACAACTGTTCTGGGGTGAGCCGCTGGACGGGATCGCGGAGCGGATCTCACACCTGCGTCTGCTGGAGAAGGAACTCGGCCGCGAACATGCGCCGCTGGAGTTCGGGTTGCGGATCACGACGCTGGTCCGCGACACCTCAGAAGAGGCGTGGGCCGACGCGGAGGCGAAGGTCGCGAAGATGGCCGAGGCGCAGGGCAACCGCGATCGCCGCTGGTTCAAGGCTGTCGGCCAGCAACGCCTCCTCGACCTCGCCGAACGCGGCGAGGTCCTCGACGACAACCTCTACACCGCCCCCGGCAAGTACGGCGGTGGCGGCGCCGGCACCACCTGGCTGGTCGGCTCCCCCGACGAGGTCGCCAAGTCCCTCCGCAAGTACCGCGACCTCGGCATCACCCACTTCATCCTCTCCGACACCCCGTACCGCGACGAAACCATCCGCATCGGCGACCAACTCCTCCCCTTGCTCCGATGA
- a CDS encoding DUF4234 domain-containing protein, producing MGQQIVLPSRAGTPVAQGMQMKLRHPVGVWLGLPLITLGIYHLVWYYKIHKELAHFDRRRVVPVAGPMLVLLFLSWTLIAPMISYFRTGKRIAEGQRAAGLPVTCSAGVGLLLMFVFGLGTLYYQLELNKVVNSYGDAPPGTPISLYV from the coding sequence GTGGGACAGCAGATCGTCCTGCCGAGCCGTGCGGGAACGCCGGTCGCGCAGGGAATGCAGATGAAGCTGCGGCACCCGGTCGGTGTCTGGCTCGGGCTGCCGTTGATCACGCTCGGGATCTATCACCTGGTCTGGTACTACAAGATCCACAAGGAGCTCGCGCACTTCGACCGCCGGCGCGTGGTTCCGGTGGCCGGCCCGATGCTGGTCCTGCTCTTCCTGAGCTGGACCCTGATCGCGCCGATGATCTCGTACTTCCGGACCGGCAAGCGGATCGCGGAGGGTCAGCGGGCCGCCGGGCTGCCGGTCACGTGCAGTGCCGGTGTCGGGCTGCTGCTGATGTTCGTGTTCGGTCTGGGGACGCTGTACTACCAGCTCGAGCTCAACAAGGTGGTCAACTCGTACGGCGACGCCCCTCCGGGTACGCCGATCTCGCTGTACGTCTGA
- a CDS encoding aldo/keto reductase, which yields MAQAAQRSLGAGGTAVSALGMGCWAIGGPHARQGSPVGWGVIDDGESKRALQRAYELGVTFFDTADVYGCGHSEKLIADALGDVRDDIVIASKAGYTYVEETREAPGENGDPDYIRWACDESLRRLNTDRIDLYQFHLGGYDLATADDVLAVLEELVAAGKVRAIGWSTDDPERAALFAKSPHCQAIQQHFNVFGGNADVLALCEDKGLASIVRGPLGMGLLTGKFDQDSSLPEDDVRHGWNFRTGDQAESLRRLDAIRDVLTSGGRTLAQGALGWLWARSEAFVPIPGFKTVAQVEENAGALQHGPLAAAQLDEIATILGH from the coding sequence ATGGCGCAGGCAGCGCAGCGTTCGTTGGGTGCAGGGGGAACGGCGGTCAGTGCGCTGGGCATGGGGTGTTGGGCGATCGGGGGACCGCATGCCCGGCAGGGGAGTCCGGTCGGTTGGGGCGTCATCGACGACGGTGAGTCGAAGCGGGCGCTGCAGCGGGCGTACGAGCTCGGGGTGACGTTCTTCGACACCGCCGACGTGTACGGCTGCGGGCACAGCGAGAAGCTGATCGCGGACGCGCTCGGTGACGTCCGCGACGACATCGTGATCGCGTCGAAGGCCGGATACACCTACGTCGAGGAGACCCGTGAGGCGCCGGGTGAGAACGGCGACCCGGACTACATCCGCTGGGCCTGCGACGAGTCGCTCCGGCGGCTGAACACGGACCGGATCGACCTGTACCAGTTCCACCTCGGCGGGTACGACCTCGCCACGGCGGACGACGTCCTCGCGGTCCTCGAGGAACTGGTTGCTGCGGGCAAGGTTCGCGCGATCGGCTGGAGCACCGACGACCCGGAGCGGGCCGCTTTGTTCGCGAAAAGCCCGCACTGCCAGGCGATCCAGCAGCACTTCAACGTGTTCGGCGGGAATGCCGACGTCCTCGCGTTGTGTGAGGACAAGGGCCTGGCGAGCATCGTCCGCGGTCCGCTCGGGATGGGTCTGCTGACCGGGAAGTTCGACCAGGACAGCAGCCTGCCCGAGGACGACGTACGGCACGGGTGGAACTTCCGCACCGGCGACCAGGCCGAGTCGTTGCGCCGCCTCGACGCGATCCGCGACGTCCTCACGTCCGGCGGCCGGACGCTCGCGCAGGGCGCTCTCGGCTGGCTGTGGGCGCGCAGCGAGGCGTTCGTCCCGATCCCCGGGTTCAAGACGGTCGCGCAGGTGGAGGAGAACGCCGGCGCGCTGCAGCACGGTCCGCTGGCGGCGGCGCAACTGGATGAGATTGCGACGATCCTGGGCCATTGA